From Candidatus Methylomirabilota bacterium, one genomic window encodes:
- the tadA gene encoding tRNA adenosine(34) deaminase TadA — translation MHADEQWMALALEEAGRGAEAGEVPVGAVVVVEGRLVGRAHNTPISLSDPTAHAEILALRSAARETGNYRLTAATLYVTVEPCVMCCGAALHARIARLVYGAEDPKAGAVQSLYRLLEDPRLNHRVEVASGVLAAACGARLSEFFRARRA, via the coding sequence ATGCACGCCGACGAGCAATGGATGGCCCTCGCGCTCGAGGAGGCGGGGCGCGGCGCCGAGGCCGGGGAGGTGCCCGTCGGCGCGGTGGTGGTCGTCGAAGGCCGGCTGGTGGGCCGAGCGCACAACACGCCGATCTCGCTCTCGGATCCGACGGCGCATGCCGAGATCCTGGCCCTCCGCTCGGCCGCGCGCGAGACCGGCAACTACCGGCTGACCGCCGCCACACTGTACGTCACCGTCGAGCCTTGCGTGATGTGCTGCGGCGCAGCGCTCCACGCGCGGATCGCCCGCCTGGTCTATGGCGCCGAGGATCCCAAGGCCGGTGCGGTGCAGAGCCTCTATCGTCTGCTCGAAGACCCGCGGCTGAACCACCGGGTCGAGGTCGCGTCCGGCGTCCTCGCCGCCGCGTGCGGAGCGAGGCTGAGCGAGTTCTTCCGGGCCAGACGGGCGTGA